Part of the Anopheles coluzzii chromosome 3, AcolN3, whole genome shotgun sequence genome is shown below.
ACCTTGATTGATCGGTGTCGTCTTGGTGTAGTGTTGATCAAGTTCATGACCTCAATCTTTCCGTTCAGCCGCTTCAGCTGTTTGAATTGGTAACGGTTACCGTGCTAAAATCGTAATTAATTGTGTGACTTTGCTAACAGCTAATTACATCCACCGATCGACACCTTGACATAGACATCGTAATTCTTTTTAATCACACACGTTACACACCTTCCCACCAACAACAAGATCACTCATCTTATCACGCTTCTTAGGGGTGACAGAGAgggcgcatacacacacacacacacacaccagccgGCAGAAGATGCAGAGTCGCCAGAAGGCGACACACAGCAGCCACGCTTCATTATCGTCACTGGGGGTGCCTTCATATTTGCATAAAAGCTCGATTAAGGTCAACCGATTGAGCCGAAAAGAAGGTTCTACCTCCTCCCAAAAACGGGATGCGGACGCATCCCGGAAGACGATCGACGCCTGCGCTCGAATGCATCTTGCAGGTGAAGAATTGCACAGTTAACGCCAATCCTTTCTTGACGGCAGACACACAACTTTCGACTGGTAGCTCCATTACACCGTTTTGTGTTTACgttgtgcttcttttttttaaccttTTCTGTATTGGCTCTTGTAACCGTTAAAAATATAAACGATAAACGAGCGCACGAATAATTGCCACCCGGGACGTGTTCTGATAAGCGCCTCGGTCGGTTCAAGCGCAAGTCGCCGTCGGGCCCCGATCGTCGATGGCGTATAAAAGTGCTAAAAGAGAAATTTTGCGCTTTTAGAATGCTTGTAGACTCTCGCTGGTCGTGCCGTGCAAACATCGATCGTGCGTGATCGGGATTGGGTTTCGTTCTAGCGGGTGGAAACAATGCAACTTCAGTGAAAGAATCGGCATGGTGGACACTAACAAAGTGATGTTTGCCGGTGGACTGTCACGGTGGTTAGGGATACTTTCGGTCGCGATCAGCTTGCAGCTCGTTGTCGGTGGTGATTGGAACTATTTCAAGTGCTTCGAAACGGTCAAACGATGCCCGAACCAGAATGTGTCGTTTTATCTCTACACGAGGTACTAATCCTAGTTTATTGCATGAATCTTATGTGTACTGTACACACTCGAGTGGTTAAACGTGAATATCAACTACACTTTGTACACGACGGAAAGGTTTCCCTGTAACGCTTACTCAACCTTCGATTTTGTGCTGCTGGCAAGAAAACTATGCTTAACAATACTCAACAATTTCCATGCCAACGCCACAAGGGCAAGAATCACAGCGAGATAGAACGTCAGCACGTCGTAAGAATACTTCTGGAACCAGCTCATATACATGGCACGTGATTGTAGAAGATCAGCGTCCGGATTTCGCAGAACCCATTCACACCACCAAACGGCTCTTTCCAGTGGCGTTTCCTTCTGGTCCCGGAACAACCGGGATATGCGCTTCATCCTCGCACTGTACCGATCACTGCCCAACACTTCCCGCACTGCCAGCACTAACTCATCCGCCTGGAAGTGTTGTATGGAGAGCCGTTTCCCAATGCCTGCCTCCACGCAGTAGTTGATGTTGCGGAACTGATCTGCAAACACCGGGAAGCCAATGATCGGTACACCGTGCCAGATCGCTTCCTGCGTGCTCAGCAGACCGCTGTGCGTGATGAAGAGCTTCACGTTCGGATGTGCCAGCAGATCGTTCTGTGGCATCCACGCAcgaatgaacacatttttcgGCACCGCCATCGGTAGCTTCGATTCGTCCGACTCGAACTTCCACAGGAACTGATACTGCGGTAACCGCTCCATGGCGGTGAGAATGTTACGAATCCGTTCCGGGCCAAGCAGATCGCTGCGAGCGTTACTGCCGAGCGAAAACAGTATGAACCCATTCTTCGCTCCCTCCACAACCTTGCGCAAATCTTCCGGAAGCCCCTTTGGCGGAAGTATCTGAAGCCCTCCAACCGGTATCATATTGGGCATCAGTGGTTCCTTGTACTGAATGATTGGATTAATGTTGGCGAGCGATAGGCGTACGTTTTTGTAGAAACTGTTCGACGGCGGTGCGTCCGGATACAGCTTGCGCACGATCTTGTCCGCCTCCGGGTGCATCAGCGTATCGTGCAGGATCATCTCGTACAGATCGTAGTAGAAGTTTTTCACCCGCTGCATAAAGCTCATACTTTCCGGAGCGTCGAACACGTGATTCGGCACCAGTCCGGAGTAAGCGTACGCCCCGAGTACGGTGGCCGCCGTCGACGGTGCATTGTAAGGAGTCGTTGGAATGTATGGCACACCCTTAAACCGATGCATTATGATCGCTGGCACACACGGACCGATCATGAAATCGCTCAGAAACAGATCAAACTTGAAGTCGGTCGGGTAGCCGAGCAGGAAGTGTAGTCCTTCCGATTTGATTGCCGCCTCGCACAGATTGAGCCCAAACTCGTCAAAGAGCTTCAACATTTTGGCCGGACTTTCGTTCGCCATGTCGAAAAAGTTGAGCTTCTGGCGCATCGACGTGTTGTACATGGTGCTGTAGAAGTTCTCCAGATGCACGTACGTCACGTTGGCCGGCGGTTGCTTCTCAATGTCCGCACTGAGCACGGTCACGTTGTGGCCCCGGCGTCCCATTTCGTACATCAGTGGGCGTAACCTGTGTggagtagaagaagaaaaacagcaaattAAATACGATTCTTTGGGTGATCGAATTGCTAAATTACCAGATGTAGTGACTTGGGGATGGCACGCCGGACATGAAGAGTATGTTGGCGGCTTGGGAAACGCCCGCCAGCACGAGCACCACCGATAGCACTGTGGCCGTACCCATCGTTCGTTGAGCTTCTTCGCTCCGTCAGATCAATCCTAGCTGTGATCGCAAGTTGTCTAAACGCATTCGCTTTTATTTTCCTCGCCGGCGGTCCAAAATCAACAAACCGTCGATTGTAAAGCGGCGCTCTAGGTGCGATATGACTGCCTCTTGAGAAAACAGTAGTGACTGGCGAGAATGGTCGGTACCACTGGATGGCACGGTAGGTGTCTACAGCGTTCCCAGGCCATGGCACGACCCTTTGCACGTGATCGAGCGTGAGTTGGTCCTTCTGGAGAGCGCCTCCGATGCGTGCAATTGGGTGATTCGGTTTTACACACAGACAAGACTTATCGTAGACGTATCACGCGCGATTTGGATGGCCTAGCTGATAACGCTGGACACTGTCTGGCGAGTGAAACGTGTGATGATGGTGCGATACCTACGATCACTCTGCAGTACTATGTAGTGTTTCGCGAAGGTGACGTAGGTAGTTCCCTTATGGACGATGATTTGCTATAGTTTGCAAAATAAACGTTCGTTTTAAACTGCTTCAAACCTGATTTGAGGGAAGCCACTTGCTACGACTGACCCATTCTTATCTCATCGTGCATGATCGTGATAAGAGGTGCTGCTAAAGCAATCTATAAATACTTGCAAGCATTTCAAATGTGTGTTCATGAATTGTGTATGTTTGACCAACAAGCTGTTGATTTATATTTACATAAACATGTAATCCTGATCCTGATGGCATCTCTTTAAAGCTCTCGCATGACCTTGACCTATTTCAcccttcatttcatttcactttcccccaagagaaacacaaaacaatcccACCCAGCTGGACATGTTCAATCCGGAATCGGTCACGAGCGCCAACTTCATCAAGGGACGTCCATTGATTGTGCTAATCCACGGGTACACTGGCCATCGCGATTACGCTCCAAATCCAACGATTCGCCCGGCGTACTTCGCCTACGACGAGTTCAACATCATCTCCGTCGACTACAATCCTCTAGCTCTTGAGCCTTGCTACCTTCAAGCCGTACGCAATCTGCCCACCGTTGCGAACTGTACCGCCCAGCTGCTAGACTTCATCATCTCCAACGATATCATCCCGCTGGACGACATCCACGTGGTGGGGTTCAGCCTCGGCGGCCAAACTTCCGGCATGATCGCGAACTATTTGCAGGCTGGCCGGTTGAAGCGCATCACGGGGCTGGATCCGGCCAAAccgctgtttgtgtttgcctCGAACGAGTACAAGCTCGACCAGACGGATGCGGAGTTTGTGCAGGTGATCCACACGGACGTGTTCCAGCGCGGGATATTGCATCCGAGCGGCCACACGGACTTCTACGTGAACGGGGGCGTGGTGCAGCCGGGGTGCGATGCGAccacgatgatgacgacgggCGAGTGCAACCACAACCGGGCGCCCGAGTACTACGCGGAATCGATCGGCACCGAGGTGGGATTCTATGGGTATCGGTGCGCCCACTGGTACCTGTACATGCTCGGTATCTGCCGGGGTGGAGGCCCAAACGACCAGATCGCTATTATGGGAGCGCACACACCCAACACGTAAGTGCCGcgaaccacaaacacaccgaaacCGGTAGCCGCGATCGTGTGATCGTTCGCTTGGGGACGGTTTGGAGTTGAAAGTAAAAGCACCGCGAAAGGTTCGCTTTAGGCTCCACACACCTTTCGTCAGTACACCCTTTGATGCACTTGATGGGCCTGAATGATAAATCTGGATGGTTCCATGGTGACGGAAAGAACTGGTTTGGTGTCGGCGTATTCGTATGAAATAGCTCCTCCTTTAATCACCCCAAGCACACTGTCCACCGAAGCATACCGAAGATGCACGCCAAACAGATCCATTTCACAATTGCTCATACTAACCATCTCCCTCTCATTACGCAAATTCCGTTTTCTTGTGTTAGTGGCATGTGGCCGACTTAGTCTTTGTACTCAGTCCTCAGTGAGGAATGATTACGCAATTACATTGCATGACTAGTGCGGTTTGATTAAGCTCTGGAAGCCTCGAGGAACCGCTCACTCATGTGTCCAACTCCACTCCTCTCATATTCCTTGCAGAACCCGAGGCCTCTACTTCCTGAACGTTAACATGATGCCGCCTTACGCAAGAGGAAGCAATTACACCTTACGGGAGGAACTGGCATCCATATCGGCCAACATTGGgggtccaccaccaccaccaccaccaccgccgtcgGTCAACTAGTGACATCAAACCATGCCAACCAATCACCAACCAGGACTTCCAAATTGGCTTTACAAATTGGGTTCACACTATAGTCTGTATGTTCAGTGTTTTTATGGATAAAGGAGTGTTATGTTTATAGGAAtaaagtatgcaaaaaaaacccctgaaGTTTCTCAAAATCGGTATAGAAGACGCAGTCACTACGTCACAACTAGCTCTAATTGATTGCGCGCAAGACCTTCCACAGTAGAATGGGATCGAGAATTATCATGCAAATGAAGTTCCAAGATCGGTTCCGTAACCATCATTACACCGATGTTATCATTGAACTTTTAAGGTGCTTCCCTTCCCGACACTCCGACGGCCAAGGCGACGGGTTGGGCGGTTCACACAAACCCTGCCAGCTTCCATGAACTTGCACACTGGCGACCTATTCGGTACGGTCGGTGAGAAACGATTTGCCGTAACGTTACTCGATCGCCAGTGAAGGTGTTCATCCGATCTTTCGTCGGCAGTGGCGATCGTGTTCATTGCGAGTGAATTGTTTGGACAGGGTTAGTTGATCGGTTGGAGCTTGTGTTTGACTTAACTAACATGAAATAAGATGGATTTATCATGCCGTACCAACAAATTGAAGCAAGATCATGCATGATCATATGAGAAACATTGTAAACGATCGTTCATTTCTGCCACCACCCAACTTCAAACCCTGTAAAAGCAGGGCTCCACGCTCCCCACCTACTTTACACATTGGAGTTCGCTCGGGTTTGTTTCAAGCTTCGCGTTGAAAAGAAACGCATCTGCGGTTCGGGCCTGGGACCGACGCATACCAGCAAACCAGTTTCCATAAAaccagtgccaggtgcggttCCGCCTATTGCGTCCAGGCTCGTTTGGACTCCCGCGTCCCCGTGGTTTGTGCTCTTTTTGGTTCCCGtcttttcgtttgtttctgtGCATAAACAGGGGTTCGTCGTATCGATAAGCGGATAAAAGTGAATGCAGTGGAAAGTACGCAAATGTTGTCCGCAAAGTGAAGCAAGCGTTCGCAGGTTGTGCAAAAATATTTAGTCCAATGATCACAGAAGACACCGGAAAACCCCGGATGGGAAAACCCCCCAAAGGAAAGTGCCACaagtttgttttcgttcgtcTCATCCACCACGGTCCAAGTTTATAAATCCAGCACCGTCCAATTTCGATTCGCGCCAAGGCAAGGCGGTTACTTAACTCGAGCCCGTCCCAAGATCATCATCAGCTGTGCGTTCGGATACAagacgtgtgcgtgtgtgacgGTGCAGACGGTTGGACGGAACAGGCCAATCTGCGAATTATTTTTCCAACCGCAATTGCAATCGAACCAAAATCGTACCTTAAGTtttcgagagagagaaaaaggaaaaaaaaacctcgacAACACATGTAACCAAACGAAAGCGAGAGTGAGATAAGCGCGAAAGTGTTCGATACggtgtagttgttgcagtgcAGACAGTAACGTGTGTACGCAGCGCCGTCATCGATTGCGCGTGCAGTGTGTTGTGCGCGCGGGGTGCGTTCGGCTATACGCAGCGCAAAGCTGTAACACGCCgaggaataaaaataaacccgACTAAAGACGGCGCGCTTTGGGGAGGCACAGTACAGCGGTT
Proteins encoded:
- the LOC120954601 gene encoding lipase member H-A-like codes for the protein MVDTNKVMFAGGLSRWLGILSVAISLQLVVGGDWNYFKCFETVKRCPNQNVSFYLYTRETQNNPTQLDMFNPESVTSANFIKGRPLIVLIHGYTGHRDYAPNPTIRPAYFAYDEFNIISVDYNPLALEPCYLQAVRNLPTVANCTAQLLDFIISNDIIPLDDIHVVGFSLGGQTSGMIANYLQAGRLKRITGLDPAKPLFVFASNEYKLDQTDAEFVQVIHTDVFQRGILHPSGHTDFYVNGGVVQPGCDATTMMTTGECNHNRAPEYYAESIGTEVGFYGYRCAHWYLYMLGICRGGGPNDQIAIMGAHTPNTTRGLYFLNVNMMPPYARGSNYTLREELASISANIGGPPPPPPPPPSVN
- the LOC120954599 gene encoding UDP-glucosyltransferase 2-like; amino-acid sequence: MGTATVLSVVLVLAGVSQAANILFMSGVPSPSHYIWLRPLMYEMGRRGHNVTVLSADIEKQPPANVTYVHLENFYSTMYNTSMRQKLNFFDMANESPAKMLKLFDEFGLNLCEAAIKSEGLHFLLGYPTDFKFDLFLSDFMIGPCVPAIIMHRFKGVPYIPTTPYNAPSTAATVLGAYAYSGLVPNHVFDAPESMSFMQRVKNFYYDLYEMILHDTLMHPEADKIVRKLYPDAPPSNSFYKNVRLSLANINPIIQYKEPLMPNMIPVGGLQILPPKGLPEDLRKVVEGAKNGFILFSLGSNARSDLLGPERIRNILTAMERLPQYQFLWKFESDESKLPMAVPKNVFIRAWMPQNDLLAHPNVKLFITHSGLLSTQEAIWHGVPIIGFPVFADQFRNINYCVEAGIGKRLSIQHFQADELVLAVREVLGSDRYSARMKRISRLFRDQKETPLERAVWWCEWVLRNPDADLLQSRAMYMSWFQKYSYDVLTFYLAVILALVALAWKLLSIVKHSFLASSTKSKVE